The following proteins are co-located in the Manihot esculenta cultivar AM560-2 chromosome 9, M.esculenta_v8, whole genome shotgun sequence genome:
- the LOC110623405 gene encoding pentatricopeptide repeat-containing protein At3g12770, producing MMETAKFTSKPISLVPHTLQKLRPPSPTLPSAFRFTQISLLDQNSSPIPNNLLSLDQTKQIHAHILKTHFKPTYRFSLHPSTLTPSLSSQAQHNLLLTAYIRNNEPKSALNIYFYMRIVDAEVDNFAIPSILKACSKISMIQWGEEIHGFVLKNGLSSDVFVRNALILMYTECGSLASARLLFDTMGERDVVSWSTMIRSYSRNKLFHEGLEVIKDMHFSGVKPSEVAMVSMVNLFADLENVQLGKAMHAYVIRNSADEKMSVPLTSSLIDMYAKCGNMGYARIIFNGFSQKSIVSWTALIAGYIRSNNLQEGERLFVKMIEENTVPNGITMLSLIIACAFVGAVQLGKRLHAYILRNGPRMSLPLATALVDMYGKCGNLGSARALFDSMENKDVMTWTAMISAYAQARCVDHAFDLFVQMKDRKVIPNEVTMVSLLSLCAEAGALDMGKWIHAYMDKQGVEEDVILKTAMIDMYAKCGDIDGAHRLFREAMFRDICLWNAMMTGYGMHGCGSEALKLLAQMERLDIKPNDITFIGALHACSHSGLVAEGKRLYERMVHDFGLKPKVEHYGCMVDLLGRAGLLNEAYEIIKSMPMAPNVAVWGALLAACKLHKNPDLGELAARELLALEPQNCGYNVLMSNIYAVSNRWSDVAGMRKAMEDIGIEKEPGLSSIEVNGSVHDFTMGDMSHPQIKRISEMLAEMSKKLKDAGYMPNTSVVLQNIDEEEKETALAYHSEKLAMAFGLISTAPGTPIRVVKNLRICDDCHTATELLSKVYGRIFIVRDRKRFHHFKEGYCSCGGYW from the coding sequence ATGATGGAAACTGCCAAGTTCACCAGCAAGCCCATTTCCCTCGTCCCCCACACACTTCAAAAGCTCCGACCACCCTCCCCAACTCTTCCTTCCGCCTTCAGATTTACCCAGATTTCGCTTCTGGACCAAAATTCATCTCCTATCCCTAATAATCTTCTCTCCCTCGATCAAACAAAGCAAATTCATGCCCATATTCTCAAAACCCACTTCAAACCCACTTACAGATTTTCTCTCCATCCTTCTACGCTTACACCCTCCTTAAGCTCTCAAGCCCAGCACAATCTCCTTTTAACTGCCTACATTAGAAACAACGAACCCAAAAGCGCATTGAACATCTACTTTTATATGAGGATTGTGGACGCGGAAGTGGACAATTTCGCTATACCATCAATTCTTAAAGCTTGCAGTAAAATTTCAATGATTCAATGGGGGGAAGAGATTCACGGTTTCGTTCTTAAGAATGGACTGTCTAGTGATGTTTTTGTACGCAATGCTTTAATTCTGATGTATACTGAATGTGGGAGTTTAGCGTCAGCACGGTTACTGTTTGATACAATGGGTGAAAGAGATGTTGTTTCTTGGAGTACAATGATTAGAAGCTATAGTCGGAACAAATTGTTCCATGAAGGATTGGAAGTTATAAAGGACATGCATTTTTCGGGTGTCAAGCCTAGCGAGGTCGCCATGGTTAGCATGGTTAATCTTTTCGCTGACCTTGAGAACGTTCAACTAGGGAAAGCAATGCACGCTTATGTTATAAGGAATAGCGCTGATGAGAAAATGAGTGTGCCGCTAACTTCTTCTTTGATTGATATGTATGCCAAGTGTGGAAATATGGGTTATGCAAGAATTATTTTTAATGGGTTTAGTCAGAAAAGTATTGTTTCTTGGACTGCCTTAATTGCAGGCTATATTAGGTCCAATAATTTGCAAGAGGGTGAAAGGCTTTTTGTTAAAATGATCGAAGAAAATACGGTTCCCAATGGGATTACAATGTTGAGTTTGATTATTGCATGTGCGTTTGTAGGGGCTGTGCAATTGGGCAAACGTCTACATGCTTACATTTTAAGAAACGGGCCCAGAATGTCATTGCCTTTGGCCACTGCTTTGGTTGACATGTATGGAAAATGTGGTAACTTAGGAAGTGCAAGGGCTTTATTTGATAGTATGGAGAACAAAGATGTTATGACATGGACTGCTATGATCTCGGCTTATGCACAAGCTCGCTGTGTTGATCATGCTTTTGATCTCTTTGTCCAGATGAAGGATCGCAAGGTTATACCAAATGAAGTGACAATGGTTAGCCTTCTTTCTTTGTGCGCAGAAGCTGGAGCCCTTGACATGGGCAAGTGGATTCATGCTTACATGGACAAGCAAGGGGTTGAAGAAGACGTGATACTGAAAACTGCTATGATAGACATGTATGCTAAGTGCGGAGATATAGATGGAGCTCACAGGCTGTTTAGAGAAGCAATGTTTCGAGACATTTGcttgtggaatgccatgatgacTGGATATGGAATGCATGGCTGTGGTTCTGAAGCTTTGAAACTCTTAGCACAGATGGAAAGACTAGATATAAAACCAAATGACATAACATTTATTGGAGCGTTGCATGCTTGCAGTCATTCTGGATTGGTAGCTGAAGGAAAAAGACTTTATGAGAGAATGGTTCATGATTTTGGTTTGAAACCAAAGGTTGAGCATTATGGGTGTATGGTGGATCTTCTTGGCCGAGCTGGACTGCTTAATGAAGCATACGAAATTATTAAAAGCATGCCAATGGCACCTAATGTTGCAGTATGGGGTGCTTTGCTTGCTGCCTGCAAGCTTCATAAAAATCCTGATCTGGGGGAATTAGCAGCAAGAGAGCTTCTTGCATTGGAGCCCCAAAATTGTGGTTACAATGTTCTTATGTCAAACATATATGCTGTATCAAATAGATGGAGTGATGTTGCAGGCATGAGAAAGGCAATGGAGGATATTGGAATTGAAAAAGAACCAGGTCTCAGCTCAATTGAAGTAAATGGTTCAGTTCATGATTTTACAATGGGAGATATGTCGCACCCTCAGATTAAAAGAATCAGTGAAATGCTAGCTGAAATGAGCAAGAAACTGAAAGACGCAGGATACATGCCCAACACTTCCGTAGTGCTACAGAATATTgatgaagaagagaaagaaactGCACTGGCATACCACAGTGAGAAGTTGGCCATGGCTTTTGGTCTCATTAGTACAGCTCCAGGCACTCCAATTCGTGTTGTGAAAAATCTTCGAATTTGCGATGATTGCCACACAGCAACCGAACTACTGTCTAAGGTATATGGGAGGATATTTATAGTCAGGGACCGTAAAAGATTTCATCATTTTAAAGAAGGATACTGTTCTTGCGGCGGTTATTGGTAG